Proteins from one Kwoniella shivajii chromosome 1, complete sequence genomic window:
- a CDS encoding phosphate:H+ symporter, with the protein MSHHFDAEKARADAVVPAADRRRAALAEIDEASFSWFHAKACIVAGVGFFTDAYDIFSISIAATMIGYVYHAGGANTTNQDLGIKVSHSIGTFCGQLLFGYLADHLGRKKMYGIELMIIIVGTLGQAVAGHAPGISIYGVMIMWRFIMGMGIGGDYPLSAVITSEFAARRIRGRMMTAVFACQGWGNFASAIVSIICISAFKKEIHAQPLTNMAAVDRVWRLIIGIGCVPAVIALYFRLTIPETPRYTMDIERNIKQASQDVDTYLTSGTYVNDPIHNNERAELPVASWKDFTRHFGQWKNGKILLGTAWSWFALDIAFYGLGLNSTTILTTIGFGASTALATKQENIFQTLFNAAVGNVILAVGGLIPGYYLTFLFIDSWGRKPIQLMGFSVLTVIFVIMGFGYDKILSTGSGKKAFVFLYCMANLFQNFGPNTTTFVIPGEAFPTRYRSTAHGISAASGKLGAIVAQVGFSRLINIGGKNKFLKHILEIFALFMLTGIFSTLLLPETKGKTLEDLSQESQDNFVHDSNVHPTMNKTAGSASSQDDQIHPTA; encoded by the exons ATGTCACATCATTTTGACGCTGAAAAGGCTCGAGCAGATGCAGTAGTCCCCGCTGCCGATAGAAGGAGAGCAGCTCTTGCTGAGATCGATGAGGCTAGTTTCTCATGGTTTCACGCTAAAGCTTGTATCGTTGCTG GTGTCGGTTTCTTCACCGATGCATACGATATTTTCTCTATCTCCATTGCTGCTACCATGATTGGTTACGTATATCATGCCGGTGGTGCCAATACCACCAATCAAGATCTCGGTATCAAGGTTTCCCACTCTATCGGTACTTTTTGCGGACAGTTGTTATTTGGTTACTTGGCTGATCATCTCGGTCGAAAGAAAATGTACGGTATTGAATTG ATGATCATCATTGTTGGTACTCTCGGTCAAGCAGTTGCTGGACACGCTCCCGGTATCAGTATCTACGGTGTGATGATCATGTGGCGCTTCATCATGGGAATGGGTATCGGAGGTGACTATCCTTTGTCAGCTGTCATCACCAGTGAATTCGCCGCCAGAAGAATCAGAGGTCGAATGATGACAGCCGTATTCGCTTGTCAAGGTTGGGGTAACT TCGCCTCTGCTATTGTATCAATCATTTGTATCTCAGcattcaagaaagaaattcACGCTCAACCTTTGACCAATATGGCCGCCGTTGATCGAGTATGGCGATTAATCATTGGTATCGGATGTGTACCCGCTGTCATCGCCTTGTATTTCCGACTCACTATTCCTGAAACTCCTCGATACACAATGGATATTGAACGAAACATCAAACAAGCTTCTCAAGATGTTGATACCTACCTTACATCTGGTACATACGTTAATGATCCCATCCATAACAACGAAAGGGCGGAATTACCTGTTGCATCATGGAAAGATTTCACTCGACATTTCGGTCAATGGAAGAATGGTAAAATCCTCTTGGGTACAGCTTGGTCTTGGTTCGCTTTAGATATCGCTTTTTACGGTCTTGGTCTCAATTCAACTACCATCCTTACAACAATCGGTTTCGGTGCTTCAACGGCTCTCGCAACTAAACAAGAAAATATATTCCAAACTCTGTTCAACGCCGCTGTCGGTAATGTTATCTTGGCAGTCGGTGGTTTGATCCCAGGTTATTACCTtactttccttttcatcgaTTCTTGGGGAAGAAAACCTATTCAACTTATGGGTTTCTCTGTCCTTACCGTCATCTTTGTCATTATGGGTTTCGGATACGATAAGATCTTATCTACCGGTTcaggaaag AAAGCATTCGTCTTCTTATACTGCATGGCCAACTTGTTCCAAAACTTTGGACCCAACACTACGACTTTTGTTATTCCAGGAGAGGCTTTCCCTACGAGATACAGATCTACTGCACACGGTATCTCCGCTGCATCAGGTAAACTCGGTGCTATCGTTGCTCAAGTCGGTTTCTCTCGATTAATAAACATCGGTGGTAAAAATAAATTCCTAAAACATATTTTGGAAATATTCGCTCTGTTCATGTTGACTGGTATTTTCTCGACTTTGTTACTTCCTGAAACCAAAGGTAAAACTCTTGAAGATTTATCTCAAGAATCTCAAGATAACTTCGTACATGACTCGAATGTTCATCCTACTATGAACAAAACAGCAggttctgcttcttcacaAGATGATCAAATACATCCTACAGCTTAA
- a CDS encoding 4-aminobutyrate transaminase → MSRLLTSTLRGLPRIAKPIYTVPGRSFISSSTTTSSSSAAFAQEQQSSDDMPVAVKTAAQWAEFGRDHVCHGLGRLRDHVIVKGSGLDLYTAEGKKLLDFTAGIGVTNLGHCHPHVSRAAAEQVNNLVHLQCSISFHAPYLQLIDRLLPAMPHESLDQFFFWNSGSEAIEAAIKVARQATGRQNMIVFSGAYHGRTMGSGALTRSKPIYTQGTGPLMPGVFSSAFPYWHQLGVSPSTSEEELVRLAEHQLDLILRQQVNPKDVAAIFIEPVQGEGGYVPVPPAFLRHLRDVCDKHGILLVIDEVQSGFFRTGSYFAIEQLTPELRPDILVFAKGVANGFPISGIASNKELMGKLDVGSMGGTYSGNAVACAAGIASQEVYQSGEIGQNVAERSKQLYAVLNGLAESSKTKHLIAQVRGMGLMASIEFRNTSDPLTLEGIPEGTAVPKNIGKRVQEYCLNKDLIILTTSCFDTIRFIPALTVNEEEIDRAMKIFTEAVENVAREG, encoded by the exons ATGTCTCGACTTCTCACTTCTACTCTTCGAGGTCTCCCAAGAATCGCTAAACCCATATATACCGTACCTGGAAgatcattcatctcttcttctaccacaaccagttcttcatctgccgCTTTCGCTCAAGAACAACAATCATCAGACGATATGCCAGTTGCCGTTAAGACCGCTGCCCAATGGGCTGAATTTGGACGAGATCACGTTTGTCATGGGTTAGGTCGATTGAGAGATCACGTTATTGTCAAAGGGTCAGGTCTGGATCTTTACACCGCCGAAGGCAAGAAATTACTTGATTTCACTGCTGGTATCGGAGTGACCAACCTTGGACA TTGTCACCCTCACGTATCTCGAGCCGCTGCTGAACAAGTCAACAATCTCGTTCATCTCCAATGCTCCATCTCGTTCCACGCACCTTACCTTCAACTTATCGACCGACTTCTTCCCGCCATGCCTCACGAATCTCTcgatcaattcttcttctggaacTCTGGTTCCGAAGCTATCGAGGCTGCCATCAAGGTTGCTCGACAAGCTACCGGCAGACAAAACATGATCGTCTTCTCCGGCGCTTACCACGGTAGAACTATGGGTTCAGGCGCTTTGACCAGATCCAAACCTATCTACACGCAAGGTACTGGTcctttgatg CCCGGtgtcttctcttctgctttccCTTACTGGCATCAACTTGGTGTATCCCCTTCCACAtccgaagaagaacttgTCCGATTGGCTGAACACCAACTTGACTTGATCCTCAGACAACAAGTCAACCCCAAAGATGTCGCCGCTATCTTCATTGAGCCTGTCCAAGGAGAAGG TGGATACGTCCCTGTCCCACCTGCGTTCCTTCGACACCTTCGAGATGTCTGTGACAAGCACGGTATCTTACTTGTCATTGATGAAGTACAATCAGGATTCTTCCGAACCGGATCGTACTTTGCCATTGAACAACTTACACCTGAGCTTCGACCTGATATCCTTGTTTTCGCCAAGGGAGTAGCGAACGGTTTCCCCATCTCTGGTATCGCCTCAAACAAAGAATTGATGGGCAAATTAGATGTTGGATCTATGGGTGGTACATACTCTGGAAATGCAGTTGCTTGTGCAGCTGGTATTGCATCTCAAGAAGTATATCAATCTGGTGAAATTGGTCAAAATGTAGCTGAAAGGTCTAAACAACTTTACGCTGTCCTCAATGGTCTTGCCGAATCCTCAAAGACGAAACATTTGATCGCTCAAGTAAGAGGAATGGGTTTAATGGCTTCAATCGAATTCAGAAATACGTCAGATCCATTAACTCTTGAAGGTATCCCAGAAGGAACTGCCGTTCCCAAGAACATTGGTAAACGAGTTCAAGAATATTGTCTTAACAAAGATCTCATCATTTTAACCACTTCTTGTTTCGACACTATTCGTTTCATCCCGGCTTTAACTGtaaatgaagaagagattgataGAGCCATGAAGATCTTCACTGAAGCCGTTGAGAACGTTGCTAGGGAAGGTTAG
- a CDS encoding adenylosuccinate synthetase encodes MAPSPEGVSVVLGAQWGDEGKGKLVDILAAEADICARCAGGNNAGHTIVVRNAKGEKTSYAFNLLPSGLINPTCTAFIGSGVVVHVPSLFNELDTLERKGLKVADRLKISDRAHLVLGFHQIVDGLKEIELGGSSIGTTRKGIGPAYSSKASRSGLRVHHLYDPSFPEKFRKLVEGRFKRYGHFEFDTEGEIEMYLAFAERLRPYIVDGPTYMFNALQSGKKILVEGANALMLDIDYGTYPFVTSSATSIGGVVTGLGIPTFAIKKVVGVIKAYTTRVGGGPFPTEQLNTIGETLQEVGAEYGTVTGRRRRCGWLDLVVMKYSTMINGYTSLNLTKLDVLDAFEEIKVATGYKIDGAVIEGFPADLDRLAQVEVQYDTLPGWKTDISNCKTYEELPDNAKSYIKYIEDYLGVKVQYVGVGPGRDQNLILF; translated from the exons ATGGCTCCAT CTCCGGAAGGGGTTTCCGTCGT TCTCGGCGCTCAATGGGGTGACGAAGGTAAAGGCAAACTTGTCGATATCCTCGCTGCTGAAGCAGATATCTGCGCACGATGTGCTGGTGGTAACAACGCCGGTCACACTATCGTCGTAAGAAATGCTAAAGGAGAAAAGACAAGTTACGCTTTCAACCTTTTGCCCTCTG GTTTAATCAATCCTACATGTACTGCATTCATCGGTTCAGGTGTGGTCGTTCACGttccatctcttttcaatGAACTCGATACCCTCGAGCGAAAAG GCCTCAAGGTCGCTGATCGACTCAAGATCTCGGACCGAGCTCATCTCGTTTTGGGTTTCCATCAAATCGTTGACGGTCTCAAAGAAATTGAATTAGGAGGTTCTTCAATCGGTACCACCAGGAAAGGTATCGGACCCGCTTATTCCTCCAAAGCTTCTCGATCAGGTTTGAGAGTTCATCATCTCTATGATCCAAGTTTCCCTGAGAAGTTCAGGAAGTTGGTCGAAGGTAGATTCAAGAGATATGGTCATTTCGAATTTGAcacagaaggtgaaattgagATGTACTTG GCATTCGCTGAAAGACTTCGACCGTATATCGTTGATGGACCTACATACATGTTCAACGCCTTGCAATCCGGCAAAAAGATCCTTGTCGAAGGCGCAAATGCTCTAATGCTTGATATCGACTACGGGACCTATCCATTCGTaacttcttcagctacttCTATCGGTGGTGTTGTCACTGGTCTTGGTATCCCTACATTCGCAATCAAGAAAGTTGTCGGTGTAATCAAAGCTTATACAACTCGAGTTGGAGGTGGACCATTCCCAACTGAACAACTCAACACTATCGGTGAAACTCTTCAAGAAGTAGGTGCTGAATACGGTACTGtcactggaagaagaagacgatgtgGTTGGTTAGATTTGGTTGTCATGAAATATTCAACTATGATCAACGGTTACACTTCCCTCAACTTGACTAAGcttgatgttcttgatgCCTTTGAGGAAATCAAGGTCGCCACCGGATACAAGATTGATGGGGCTGTCATTGAAGGTTTCCCTG CCGATCTTGATCGTCTCGCTCAAGTCGAAGTCCAGTACGACACTTTACCCGGATGGAAGACTGACATCTCAAACTGTAAGACATACGAAGAACTCCCCGACAATGCCAAGAGTTATATCAAATACATCGAAGACTACTTGGGTGTCAAAGTACAATACGTTGGTGTAGGTCCGGGTAGAGATCAAAATTTGATTCTGTTCTAG
- a CDS encoding amidophosphoribosyltransferase yields MLSCGGENKDACVLNHTEPVCGILGLLLHDPLATQTNLAGTEIAEGLSLLQHRGQDAAGIVTCGSGGRFYQVKANGMVRDVFDSSAVAGLKGWMGVGHVRYPTAGSSAHAEAQPFYVNSPYGIVFAHNGNIVNTPSLRQFLDVDAHRHINTDSDSELLLNILANNLQKTGKFRINEEDIFTAIGDLTKTCIGAYACVAMIAGFGLIAFRDPNGIRPVGIATRKGTRGGTDYLVASESVVAQGLGFTEWEDVKAGEAIIITRNNIVRRQVAQPQTFAPDIFEHVYFARPDSTLDGISVYRSRMKMGDLLAETVKKELAKANIKIDVVIPVPDTSRTAALNCAQALNIPYREGFVKNRYVGRTFIMPGQTQRRKNVRRKLNAMPEEFAGKTVMLVDDSIVRGTTSREIVQMAKEVGAKRVIFASCAPPIRFPNVYGIDMPSPTELIAHDRTTEEIAAHIGADLVIFQTLEDLVESCRQFNPSITTFDCSVFTGEYVTGGVDTRYLEHLEKLRNDKAKAKKIGQTVEQAEATEGGCSGPMNGSDSLISIQRSDSIMGLSNHSPKIGATGMPSPNDTIGLHNSWYGQ; encoded by the exons atgTTGTCATGTGGAGGGGAAAACAAAGATGCATGTGTGCTGAATCATACCGAACCAGTGTGTGGAATTCTCGGTTTACTCCTTCATGACCCTTTGGCCACTCAGACCAATCTTGCAGGTACTGAGAT TGCTGAGGGTCTCTCACTCCTTCAACACCG AGGTCAAGATGCAGCTGGTATCGTTACCTGCGGGTCAGGTGGTAGATTTTACCAAGTAAAAGCCAACGGAATGGTTAGAGATGTATTCGATTCTTCGGCCGTTGCTGGTTTGAAAGGTTGGATGGGTGTCGGTCATG TTCGATACCCCACTGCTGGAAGTTCAGCTCATGCTGAAGCTCAGCCTTTCTACGTTAACTCTCCTTATGGTATTGTCTTTGCTCAT AATGGTAACATTGTTAATACACCTTCCCTTCGACAATTCTTAGATGTTGATGCTCATAGACATATCAACACTGACTCCGACTCTGAATTACTCCTCAATATCCTCGCCAACAATCTACAAAAGACCGGTAAATTCCGtatcaatgaagaagatatcttCACTGCTATTGGAGATTTAACCAAAACTTGTATTGGTGCATACGCATGTGTCGCAATGATCGCGGGTTTCGGTTTGATCGCTTTCAGGGATCCAAATGGGATTAGACCTGTAGGAATAGCAACCAGAAAAGGTACAAGAGGTGGAACAGATTATTTAGTAGCAAGTGAAAGTGTTGTAGCTCAGGGTTTGGGTTTCacagaatgggaagatgtcaaagccG GCGAAGCAATCATTATCACTAGAAACAACATTGTCAGAAGACAAGTCGCTCAACCTCAAACTTTCGCACCGGATATCTTTGAACACGTTTATTTCGCTAGACCTGATTCAACTCTAGATGGTATATCAGTGTATagatcaagaatgaagatgggtgATCTATTAGCTGAAACAGTCAAGAAGGAGTTGGCGAaagcaaatatcaaaatcgacGTTGTAATCCCTGTTCCTGATACATCAAGAACAGCGGCATTGAACTGTGCTCAAGCTCTCAATATCCCTTATAGAGAAGGTTTCGTCAAAAACCGATATGTTGGAAGAACTTTCATCATGCCTGGTCAAACTCAAAG ACGAAAGAACGTTCGAAGAAAACTTAATGCTATGCCTGAAGAATTCGCTGGCAAGACTGTCATGCTCGTTGATG acTCGATTGTAAGAGGAACCACTTCAAGAGAGATCGTTCAAATGGCCAAAGAAGTCGGTGCTAAGCGAGTCATATTCGCTTCGTGTGCCCCGCCCATCCGATTCCCTAATGTATACGGTATTGATATGCCCTCGCCAACGGAATTAATTGCTCATGACCGAACAACCGAGGAGATTGCAGCACATATCGGGGCGGATTTGgtcatcttccaaactctAGAAGACCTGGTTGAATCATGTCGACAGTTCAATCCGTCTATCACAACCTTTGATTGTTCAGTCTTCACCGGGGAATACGTTACCGGAGGAGTCGACACTAGGTATTTAGAACATTTGgagaaattgagaaatgATAAAGCAAAAGCGAAGAAGATAGGTCAAACGGTAGAGCAAGCCGAAGCTACTGAAGGTGGATGTAGTGGCCCCatga ACGGATCAGATTCTTTGATATCCATTCAACGATCAGATTCAATCATGGGTCTATCTAATCATTCACCTAAGATTGGAGCTACCGGCATGCCTTCTCCAAACGATACAATTGGTTTACATAACTCATGGTATGGCCAATAG
- a CDS encoding thymidylate kinase, giving the protein MSDPSSSRRGAFIVFEGLDRCGKSTQVSKLVERLEREGRKARLQKFPDRTTAIGKMIDAYLQSKAEMDDHAIHLLFSANRWECAAAIKKDLESGITVIADRYAFSGIAFSAAKGLPFDFCLQPDTSLPLPDLTLYLTLPQEVASQRSQFGEERYETISMQQATREQFALVAQQVTSRHGESKWTQVDASGTIEQVADRIWGLVGEIADGIEGDIGRLWV; this is encoded by the exons ATGTCTgacccatcttcatcccgCCGAGGAGCTTTTATCGTTTTTGAAGGACTCGATCGATGTGGAAAATCAACACAGGTTTCCAAGCTTGTTGAACGACTAGAAAGGGAAGGTCGTAAAGCCAGATTACAAAAGTTTCCAG ATCGAACGACGGCAATCGGTAAGATGATTGATGCATATCTGCAATCCAAAGCagagatggatgatcatGCTATTCATCTACTTTTCAGTGCAAATCGATGGGAATGTGC GGCCGCGATAAAGAAAGACCTGGAAAGCGGAATAACAGTAATAGCAGATAGATATGCCTTCTCCGGAATCGCATTCTCAGCTGCCAAG gGATTACCGTTTGACTTCTGCCTTCAACCCgatacatctcttcctcttcctgaCCTCACTCTGTATCTCACTTTGCCACAAGAAGTAGCGTCGCAGCGATCTCAATTCGGCGAAGAGCGATATGAGACTATATCAATGCAACAGGCGACTCGAGAACAATTCGCATTGGTAGCTCAACAAGTGACGTCACGGCATGGTGAATCCAAATGGACACAAGTAGATGCTAGCGGTACTATAGAGCAAGTCGCAGATCGAATATGGGGATTAGTTGGAGAAATAGCAGATGGAATTGAAGGAGACATAGGAAGGTTATGGGTATAG